The genomic DNA AGAGCCAAGGCCCTTTCTGCTCCTCACCGCCCTGccagtgagtgggctgggggtgcacaaaaagctgggaggggacgcagctgggacagctgtcCCCAACTGACCAAATGGATGTTCCACACCATATAGCATCAcgctcagcatataaagctggggggaaaaaggaaggggaggacGTTTGaagtgatggcgtttgtcttcccaaatcACCGGTTATGCATGAAGGAGCCCTGATCTCCTGGAGATGGCTGGGcatctgcctgcccatgggaagcggtgaattaattccttgttttgctttgcttgcacacATCTTTTACTTgttaaactgtatttatctcaacccatgagttttctcactttgacccttctgattctctccctcatATCACTGGGGAGGGCgtgagtgagcagctgcatGGTGCGTAGTtactggctggggttaaaccacaacacattTTATACAAATCACTGATTTTGATTGTATTGGCACTGGAACAACATATTGAAGCAGTAATTTTCATGGCATATTTTAACTGTTGCACTAGCAAAGACtgattgaaaaataaatcttgctgTTCGCacactattttaaattaaaaatagtacTTAATTAAGTTGCTCTGATATTATGCCCATTTAGTTAATACATTCTTATTGCAATTGCAATttcataaaaaaccaaaactgtttaTTGTGTGGACATACGGGTAGATTTCACTGATTTTTAGGACATGCATATTTGCATGTATACTTAGGTAATTCTTGAGGCAATAAACTCGCCgcattatttaattttccttttgacCTTGTGATTCCtgaataaatgcaaaaggattTCAAATTACTGAAAACCACATCTCATGTATCTAATTGAGCATCCCAGAAAAAATGGAGTCAAGTGGAGCTATCTCTGCTAGTAGGTTTTTATACAAAGCTCAGCATTAATtacagcagcagggaaggtgATGTACATTTGCTGAAAGCATCACACATGCCTGTGCTTCTGTAGGCcacataaatattaattttctttttttattacagttcTTTAAACTCTTCACATTCAATAACAACTCAATCAAtacaatattattttcaaaaactaaGAGAAATTCCCCATAAACTgcttaaaaaccaacaaaaccgaAAAACCCAAAGTACATGAACAAAGTTTCAGGCTACAGCCCTGTTATATTGCTTTATTATTGACACCTGATTAATATCAAGTAGCATCCTAATTTCTTGCCTGATACCAGGCAACCCATAGTTGCTGTTTTAGAAAGGTAGTGACAAGTACTGGAGACTCTCTGAAGGGAGTTCCTCCAAGATGTGATTCCACTGCAGTGACGGTGAAGGacttctctgtcctttcctgAAGGTAAAAAGAGCCTGTCTTCCTACGTTACGAACAGAGTCCTATCTAGTTTAATTGGCTACAAAAGACAACTAAATATACTATCACTTCCACAAAACTCTTAGGAGTATATTATGATTTCAGACTAGGAACAACCCTTCTCAAGTAACTAATTGCCTTCTGAAAGTCTTGGAGAGGTTGCTGTGACAAAGTTTCTCAGGAGAACAGCTTCCTTTCTTCACCTTTCCCCCAGGCAAGGCCAGCAGTGCCTTCCCAACAGAGCAGAACCTTCTCATGCCAACATTTGCCTTCCACACAAAATTCAAAGTGCCCCAGGCAGGCTCTTCTGGGGAACCACTTACCCCAACCTTGTCCTCATCCCTTACCCACTTTTGTGCTCCCTTCCAAACCCACCCTTACCTGCAAGTATCACAGGAGGAACTGGAAAGGACTGAAGCGAGTGCCATTCCTAAACCAATTAACAAGTTTTAGGTGTAAGGTAAAGGGAGGCAAACTTCAGTACCTCAGAGACCAACACCTTTTGCAAGatccaaagaaaatattctgaggACCAGCATCAGTGCATAgtaaattttactttattttatttgaggGGAGGAAGGTTTTGTGGGCTTACTGGTGGGGTGACATAGCCTTACAGCTTCAGCTTGCCATGAAACCACAATTGGGAAAAGCTGCAGACTGAATAATTGCAAagtctgagagaaaaaaaaatggtagaCTAGTGTCAGCAAAAGCCAAATAGccattccttctctttcagcaaGCCATAGTCCTCACATACAAGTATATTTTGAGAACGGAGgtgcagcagaggcagaagcagcatgatATGCTCCCGCTATGTTTTCATGCACCAATAGCTTATGAAAGTAAGTGATGTAACAGCCTTAGGGTAGGCAGGAAAAGGCGATTTTGCAGTATCACCCAGGGGCTGCAACCTCTACTCTTCTCACATGCCTGATGTCAGACTCGCTCTAGGAAACAAAGAGGAACTACTTGGCTGCCGCAAGTTCAACATTAATTCAGATTTTGCGGTACCCATCACAGCCCATCAAACCCAACATCACCAGCCAACTCCCTTGACAGCCCAAAGCCATGCCATAGCCCTGCACACCCCTCGCCTCTCCTgcaccttctcctccacacAGCAATTCCAGGCCTCCAAGGCATCTGAGGATCAGGTCTCAGCCTCCTCCTGTGGGGCTGCTCAATCAGGAGTGGGAACTGTTCCTACTCTCAACCAGAGCAAGGAATCCATTGCCACCCCCTTCGACCAGGGTTTCCCCTCCCTGTTAgtgcttcctccttcctcccagtCATCCCCAGCTTTTCCTTGTACCAACCTGCACTTTTCTTCTCAGTTCTGttcttccagcccaaactacaGCTTGAGGAGAAAGGGTGtttccccctcccaccccagttCCTAAACACTCCTTTCTGCCACTTGCCAAAGATCTGTCACTCCAGGGTATAGCAAGCCCTCAGCAAATTGAGGGATTAGAACCTCATCCTCTAACCTCCAAAGGAATTCAAGGAAGATGGAGAAATAGTGTTGTTACAGTATTTCCCAGAGAGACTGAAGCAAGACATGTCAAATGGacagaaattgtttttattaaaaacattctaaaaggttatttataaaatgcatttaatcaTCTGCACTTGGAAACACTTGGTGAGACATATTATTCTTTCAGAATTTCAACTCACAAAACAAGCTTTAGCTGTATAAATTTGTTACACACCTAACACCACAGGCAACCATACTCAGATTTTAAGGATTGTTTGTAGAAACATTTCAGCCTTCAAATATCAACCTGTTTAGAGAGACTTTTGGTAAGCAATATATGCGTGCACCTGGACATATCCACTTAGTACAGTGGACTAATCTTTAAAATTCAATGGTTTGTGCcaaaatacagtattaaaatcaaaagaaacaaaataaataatagcagaatacagaaaagttatttaataaataagGATGCATTGTGAGATATCCAATGTACAGTAACTTctttactcaaaaaaaaaaagaaaaaatctgtatagaaatctgaataaatacccttttgtgatttttttttaacaagtaaaCAACTCACCCTTCCCTTACCCAGGCTAACACTGAAGGAGATTTAATTCCTCCAGTGTGAAGAcgtatatgaaagaaaaaagtacttcaTTTATTGCATTGAGAGTTTAACAGTTTAAAGTTACTCCCACACTACCACCTAACTTGTCCCAAAATTGCAAAAAGCTTTTAATAGCTTAACCTCACTGTGATGTGGTTCTGTTTTTATACAGGTCTGCTCATTTTACACAGTGCATTAAAAAAGACTAAAGACCTACTGTAAGTTCAGTAGGCTTTGAGATGAATTTACAGCAGGGCAGAAGGAAAGGCCACAATGACTCCAAAGACATTGGAATGTATGTTAAATTAAGTATATACATTTATAGCAAAGCAAAGGCCCCAATTAGCAACTGTGTATGAGAACTGTACTGTATATTGGCATTTATCCATGGTTTTGCTGAAGAGGCACTTCTTTCAATGCAGGAGTTTTAGTTACTGGAAGTTCCACACCAACTTAGATGCTCAATTTCAAAGaggtacaaagaaaaaaaaccctcaaattaaaaaaaaaaaaaaaaatcactttggtTTTCAACTTTGGGAAATTAAATAGATGTTAGCAGTACTTTGGGAATCCTCTGTGAAGTTAAACAATGCTGATGGAATGGCTGTGTGCCACTATGATTTAATTTAAGAGGTTTTTAATTAGATTACTTCAAAGATATGTTTAGGCAACAGCTATGCAAACAGCTGAGTCAGCACAACTGATTTATGGCAATGCCATAAATCAGGCCtactgccaggaaaaaaagaagcctaCTTTGTACAGTCATAGGTTAAACAATAAATCTAAGCCCCACACTTTATCTTGGCAAGCttaatacaaacaaaattattctggaGCATATAAGAAAAGCTTCGAACCACCTGTTACTAGAGCTTACCTAAGACTGGGTTGATGGATGTTGAAGCCAGTCTTACCTGAATGAAATCCTTTCATTGTACAAAGTTCTACACAGATAAAAGAATTCAACTGGCCTTTAATTATTGATTGAACCCTCCAAAGAGAGCAGAACTCTCACCAATTTTTTTTGCAgatcattaatttttttctccttatgcATTTGCTAGATAGCTGGGTAGCAAACCATTCGCCTAAAAAAGAAATGCTACCTCAAATGCTGAGTTACACACACTGTGTCCTTCTCAAAAAAACAGCTACAATCTCTCATCTATGTTCGGTTTAGAGTAGGGATATAATAAAACTTAAACCAGAGATACAAGCTAAAAAGTACGAAATAGCTGGGTAATTCTCATTTGCTAGGACTACAGGAACTAGACATTATCCGTGCAGTCCCCTCTGTCCCACACTTTCTCTCTGAAAACAGTACAGCTTAGGGTACTCCAGGGGAAAGACCTCACACACTTGTAGATGCACAGCAATTATGTTTATGTTGGTCAAATTCAAGGGAAGACCTACAGGTGTGGCTTTAAGATACATAAAATTACTGCAGTTTTCAAATAAGACAGGGGGAGGTATAAATAGTTGGCAGTATGCCCTTGTTCTCTGTGGAGAACATCAATGGTATGACAGCAGCACCTGTATGTGAACTAGCAAAACCAGAGCAGGAAGTAAGCCCTCGGAGACACATTAAATAACTCCAAGTTATCAAGAGCTAAGTTTCTTAATACGGTTCGGCTGAAACGTGAGACAGTTTGTCATACAGCCTCAGTAACACCATTTTGCTGTTATGAACAGCAGAACAATAAAGTGAATGCATGTCTTTTAGAAACATGCTGCAACATGCATTTTAGAAAGGTGCTTAAATGGTCAAGTGActgaatttaataaataaatttaagctCAATACTGCTAGAGCTATGTGCATTAACACTGCTTCACATTCTTTCAAAGTAAGTATATCGAACCTGGGAATTCCTACAGTACCATGCCACAGTATCTCTAACCTTTGGTCAGGCTCCCTTTAAATTTTAAACGTACACCTCTTCGGAGTTTGCTAATAAAATTTAGCAAGAAGACAAGGGTGTGTCATCATTTTCATCCAACATCCAAACTACAAGCAAATACAGAACCGAACTTCAAAAACCACCCGTACCTCTAAAGTAACATCTAGCTTTAACACAGGCGTCCAAGTAGCACTGAACTGGAATagataaaaaaatgaatagaatACGGCTAAGATTAGGCTCCACTGCCAGTCAGGTTAAGTATGCACCACCAGAGTATGCTTTTGGAGAGATGGAATGCAATGAGAAAGAGTTTTGTCTCAGTTAAAATTAGTCTTCTGCAAATGCTTATTAGGAATTTCTATAGCGCTGACTTGGAGAGGCCAGGACCCACCAACAATTCCTGCTTGGATAGCTACGCCCGTTACAACTGCTAGATCAGGATCTACAGAGGTGTTAGGTTCCTTTCCAAAGAAATCCCGAATGACTTTGCGTATCCGAGGAATCCGGGTAGAGCCTCCAACTAGTACAATTTCATCCACTTCTGCTTTGTGTAGGTGGCCTTCCTTCAACACCTGTTCAATGGGCACAAGAATCTTCTCAAAAAGGTCCTCATTTAATGTCTCAAATAGCTTCCTAGAGATTTCTGTTTCAAACATAACTTGGGCAAAGTTGTCCTCTAGTTTTGAAGTGTCTCTAAGATTTTGCAGATCTTCTGTTTGTTGTGAAGGCTTGCCTTTTAGCacagtgtttgttttcacttcacTTTCTGGAAGTCCTTTTGTAAGCTCCCTTACTGGCACAGTCAACAACACCCTTAGTGTAGCTGCCTCATGAACAGTCAGATTTAATTTAACTGCTTCCACGGCCTGTCTGAGGTgatgtatttcttctttccttgttGGCAGAGAACCATACTTTTGATGGAGCTGATCATATAAATACAGCATCAACCTCTGATTAAAATCCTGTCCTCCAAGTTTGTTGTTACCTGAAACATCAGAAGAGAAGGCGTCAGATTCATCACCTTCAAAGTTTACTGGGAGATGGTGCTCAAGGGCCAGAACAATAATACTTAGACCATAAGCATAGTGCAAGAGCTCACAGAGCTGGGAAAACAGACATAATTGTTGTCCACTGAAAAATGTATGATAGATAGTAATTTCCAGATCTTTATTTAGCAACTATTTTTGAATTTACCTCTCTCAGTATTTTTCACCTAGAACTGCTCTGCTACACTGTAACAGAAAAAGCAGTGGTTGTTAACTCATAGAGGTATTCTACTTGGAAGAAAACATGTAAAGATGAATTTCTAGGTGGAACCCTGTAATGGAAGTGCAATCTCTCACAGCAAattgtttttccagcttttccagCTTTCCAATTTTATTCACAGTTTcaaatttctctctctgtccaGAATGGATTTTGCTCTTAGCACTTCCACAGAACAGCTTTCTAGGGATTATTGTTTTAACAGTTTCAAGTTATTCAATGTCTTCATGCATCCACATGAAAAACTACACACTACtgaaatacatgtatatataccctgctgaaagcagaagaaagtgaTAAAATGTAAGCAGTGAACTTCAAGCTCTCTTAACAGGTGTATCTTATGTTagccttcagagagagagaaaaaagtataATATATAACCACGTTTCCAAAacctttcaaataatttttcacacTTTCTATTCAACAGAGTTTCTATTCAACAGATTTTCATGTGTTGAACAATACTCCTAAAGTTtccattgttttgttttgactgaAAACAGGAGTGCACTTAGTGGACCTCCATCTAAATAAATCAGAATGAAGGTGCTGAATATTTCTTGCTGTTACACTCTTACAGTGGCAGCTCACATCAAAACTTCACTTAAACAGCACTGTATCTTAGACCTGTCTGAATCCAGGTCACCTGAAAAGCAGTGGTGTATTCACTAGTTTTACTAATATTGCTGCCAGAACTCTTTGCCAAGGGATGAATCACTTTGACATAAACATATCACAAAACTTACCTCTGGGTTAACAGCATGCGCATTCTCAAACCCTGCCCAACTGAGCTGGAGCCAAACACAAGGCGAGGATACTTTAAAACACTGGTCAATGATTTGATTTGGCAAATATTTCCAGCTTGGACAAAGGCAACAGAAAGATTTGTAACATCCCCAAAAGTCCAATCAAAGCAATTGTAACATGCACCAGCACTTTTATTAGTGGGCACAGTAGTTAAAAGTCACAACTTACTCCTTTGAGTCAGCCAACACCTGTGAATTTATCTTAATTGTTGAAAGCAGTCACAAACCTTATTTTGCATGAACGACAGCTGAGAACAGAGTCAGAGAATGCTTCATGACAGGGCTGATAGGTTTTTAAAAGCCCCTCTAATGCTGACTTCAGATGcaactttcctttccctccccactcCTTGAGaaagtaaagcatttttctcaCCTGCCATGGCTCGTGTGAGGAACATCCCTCCCAGCTTGTTCAACAGAGACACATCCAAAGTTCCTCCACCCAAATCCACCACCAGAACGTTAAACACATCAGCTTTGTGGAGTCCATAAGCCATAGCTGCAGCTGTGGGTTCATTGATTACTCGCAAAATTTCTAGCCCTACAAAAAACAAAGATACCAAGCAACAGTCAGGTACActtcagaaaactgcagttctcactttaaaaaaaaaacaaacttaccTTAAGTAAAACGTCAGATCTAAAGGAAATAGTACCATTTTCCTTACTTAAACCTAAAGTAGTACTACTTCAGAGTCAGGGTGAAGTCATGAACCACAATTTGCCCAAACACATTTCTTCCAGAGAAACCTCGCTAAGGAGACTTATTTCACATGttctatttctgtttaaattattGTCCAAGGGTGCTCTGTATAGTCTCTCTGTTTGGAGATTACCAAAAAGACTATTTTCCCTGAAGTAAAACATACTTCTTCAAGCTCTCTATGTCTGCATTAGTAAGCTGCACCTGTTGGTACCCAAGAGTTCTCTGCTGTTCCTCATGTTAATggtctgtaaaaaaaaaatccactctaATGTTGTCTATCAGTGAGTCACTGTTTCTAATTCCTCCCTAAAGTCTTTATTATTAGTGAAACAGACCTGAAGGTTTCATAGAAAAATGCTGCAATAAAGACACATCACCTGCAAGCTTAGCTGCCTTAATGGTAGAATTCCGTTGTCTTTCATCAAACTCTGCTGGCACAGAGATGACTGCCTTCGAAATAGGCACGCCAAGGTCGCCTTCTGCCATTCTTTTCAATTTCAGTAGCAGCTGAGAGCCAATATGCTCTGGAGTGATGTGAAAGGTTTTATTAGTCGTCACAGAAAATTCAGCTGATCCATTGTTGTTGAAAATCTAGGAGGAAAAAGCAACACAACCCACAGGTGAGAAGTCTTTTTCTTACTCTCCCACCCTGCTCTGACAAATTTTTTATTCACATACAGTCCGtttattctggaaaaataaGAAGGTGCTTTTGTTACTTCCTGAATCGCTTTTATTCCTTGATTATGAGTACTATGcaaaaaaaacaacttaagCAGTTGGAGCAACTGTGTAAGCAACTTCAACAGCACATTCAAAGACAGAAgtaatgctttttaaacattacATTCACTCTACTGATAAAGCTTCCCAAAGGttattctttctgaaaagaagcCAACAGGTTGGTACTGAAACACCTTCTTCA from Caloenas nicobarica isolate bCalNic1 chromosome 1, bCalNic1.hap1, whole genome shotgun sequence includes the following:
- the HSPA13 gene encoding heat shock 70 kDa protein 13, which produces MTGQMAVLGSAILVLLLAGYLAQQYLPMPTPKIIGVDLGTTYCSVGVFLPGTGEVKVIADENGHNSIPSIVSFTDRDVYVGYDGLELADSNPQNTIYDAKRFIGKIFTSEELKSESSRYPFKIFNNNGSAEFSVTTNKTFHITPEHIGSQLLLKLKRMAEGDLGVPISKAVISVPAEFDERQRNSTIKAAKLAGLEILRVINEPTAAAMAYGLHKADVFNVLVVDLGGGTLDVSLLNKLGGMFLTRAMAGNNKLGGQDFNQRLMLYLYDQLHQKYGSLPTRKEEIHHLRQAVEAVKLNLTVHEAATLRVLLTVPVRELTKGLPESEVKTNTVLKGKPSQQTEDLQNLRDTSKLEDNFAQVMFETEISRKLFETLNEDLFEKILVPIEQVLKEGHLHKAEVDEIVLVGGSTRIPRIRKVIRDFFGKEPNTSVDPDLAVVTGVAIQAGIVGGSWPLQVSAIEIPNKHLQKTNFN